Proteins encoded within one genomic window of Mycolicibacterium aubagnense:
- a CDS encoding glycerol-3-phosphate 1-O-acyltransferase: protein MKHTADDLASFDPTDDALVLTAVGSAAEWDLLNDWLAHQRKQHPDTRLEVLRLPTEGEPSPGTLARLVELLGADESRSVVPVRVFWVPAGLPTRSKIVSLISGRDRYRPPELLQRRILRKDPLRARVVAGEPATVGQLRQQWKDTTTAENPREFARFVLRRAQLAIERVELRLLGPEYKSPRLVKPEVLASARFREGLEKIPGATVEKAGEMLDELSTGWSRFSVDFIPKIGRAIFSRGFDPNVDYDREQVEAMRHALELHPAVLLFSHRSYLDGVIVPVAMQENRLPPVHTFAGINLAFGLMGPIFRHSGVIFIRRNIAGDPLYKYVLKEYVGYIVEKRFNLNWSIEGTRSRTGKMLPPKLGLLAYVADAYLDGRSEDILLQPVSISFDQLHETAEYAAYARGGEKTPEGLSWLYHYIKAQGDRNFGKIYVRFPEAVSMREQLGPPDGAVATDPAVKRLALQKMAFEVAWRILRATPVNATALVSALLLTTRGLALTLDQLHHTLQDALDYLERKQIPMTNSVLRLRTPEGVRAALDAMSGGHPVTAVNTGRQPVWYIAPQDEHEAAFYRNTTIDAFLETAIVELAMAHAAKAESDPVEAFWSQAMRLRALLKFEFYFADSASFREHILEEMSWQANCEQQLAEGGEAIYAMLRAKRPIIAGAMLRPFLEAYELVADVLRGTPPDISEKELTKRALGVGRQYVAQGRIRSNESVSALLFTTARQVVADQKLLEAAPDLEERRAAFLAELRSILADLATVDSIGWIKFDIRELQRRKAKDAIEAD, encoded by the coding sequence GTGAAGCACACCGCTGACGATCTCGCCAGCTTCGACCCGACCGACGACGCGCTGGTGCTGACCGCGGTCGGCTCCGCCGCCGAGTGGGACCTGCTGAACGACTGGCTCGCCCACCAGCGCAAACAGCATCCTGACACCCGCCTCGAGGTGCTCCGGCTGCCGACCGAAGGGGAGCCGTCACCCGGCACGCTGGCCCGCCTGGTCGAGCTGCTCGGCGCCGACGAGAGCCGTTCGGTGGTTCCCGTCCGGGTGTTCTGGGTGCCCGCCGGTCTGCCGACGCGCTCCAAGATCGTGTCGCTGATCTCGGGCCGCGACCGCTACCGGCCACCGGAGCTGCTGCAGCGCCGCATCCTGCGCAAGGACCCGTTGCGGGCCCGGGTGGTCGCCGGTGAACCTGCCACCGTCGGGCAGCTGCGGCAGCAGTGGAAGGACACCACGACCGCCGAAAACCCAAGGGAGTTCGCCCGGTTCGTGCTGCGCCGGGCGCAGCTCGCCATCGAGCGCGTGGAGCTGCGGCTGCTCGGACCCGAGTACAAATCACCTCGGCTGGTCAAGCCCGAGGTGCTGGCGTCAGCGCGGTTCCGGGAAGGCCTGGAGAAGATTCCGGGCGCGACGGTGGAGAAGGCCGGCGAGATGCTCGACGAGCTGTCGACGGGGTGGAGCCGGTTCTCCGTCGACTTCATCCCGAAGATCGGGCGCGCCATCTTCAGCAGGGGATTCGACCCCAACGTGGACTACGACCGCGAGCAGGTCGAGGCCATGCGGCACGCGCTGGAACTGCACCCGGCCGTGCTGTTGTTCTCGCACCGGTCGTACCTCGACGGCGTCATCGTGCCGGTGGCGATGCAGGAGAACCGCCTGCCGCCCGTGCACACCTTCGCCGGGATCAATCTCGCCTTCGGTCTGATGGGGCCGATCTTCCGGCACTCCGGCGTCATCTTCATCCGGCGCAACATCGCCGGCGACCCGTTGTACAAGTACGTGCTCAAGGAGTACGTCGGGTACATCGTAGAGAAGCGCTTCAACCTCAACTGGTCCATCGAGGGCACCCGCTCCCGGACCGGAAAGATGTTGCCGCCCAAGCTGGGTCTGCTGGCGTACGTCGCCGACGCCTACCTCGACGGCCGCAGCGAGGACATCCTGCTGCAGCCCGTCTCCATCAGCTTCGACCAGTTGCACGAGACCGCGGAGTACGCCGCCTACGCCCGCGGCGGCGAGAAGACCCCGGAGGGTCTGAGTTGGCTGTACCACTACATCAAGGCGCAGGGCGACCGGAACTTCGGCAAGATCTACGTGCGCTTCCCCGAAGCGGTGTCGATGCGTGAGCAGTTGGGCCCGCCCGATGGTGCGGTGGCCACCGACCCGGCAGTGAAGCGCCTCGCACTGCAGAAGATGGCCTTCGAGGTGGCCTGGCGCATCCTGCGGGCCACCCCGGTCAACGCCACGGCTCTGGTGTCGGCGCTGCTGCTGACCACCCGCGGCCTGGCGCTGACGCTGGACCAGCTGCACCACACCCTGCAGGATGCGCTGGATTACCTTGAGCGCAAGCAGATTCCGATGACCAATTCGGTACTGCGGCTGCGTACCCCCGAAGGGGTCCGGGCCGCGCTCGATGCGATGTCTGGCGGGCATCCGGTCACCGCGGTGAACACCGGCCGCCAGCCGGTCTGGTACATCGCGCCGCAGGATGAGCACGAGGCCGCGTTCTACCGCAACACGACCATCGATGCGTTCTTGGAAACCGCCATTGTCGAGCTCGCCATGGCGCACGCCGCCAAGGCGGAATCCGATCCGGTGGAGGCCTTTTGGTCGCAGGCCATGCGGCTGCGCGCCCTGCTCAAGTTCGAGTTCTACTTTGCGGACTCGGCATCGTTCCGCGAGCACATCCTGGAAGAGATGTCGTGGCAGGCCAACTGCGAGCAGCAGTTGGCCGAGGGGGGCGAGGCCATCTACGCGATGCTGCGGGCCAAGCGTCCGATCATCGCCGGCGCCATGTTGCGGCCGTTCCTGGAGGCCTACGAACTGGTCGCCGACGTGTTGCGGGGCACGCCGCCCGACATCAGTGAGAAGGAGCTGACGAAGCGGGCACTCGGTGTCGGCCGGCAGTACGTCGCGCAAGGCCGGATTCGCAGCAACGAGTCGGTGTCGGCGCTGCTGTTCACGACAGCGCGCCAGGTGGTCGCCGATCAGAAGCTGCTCGAAGCGGCCCCCGATCTGGAGGAGCGGCGCGCGGCCTTCCTCGCCGAGCTGCGGTCGATTTTGGCGGACCTGGCCACCGTCGACTCGATCGGTTGGATCAAGTTCGACATTCGGGAGTTGCAGCGGCGCAAGGCCAAAGACGCCATCGAGGCCGACTGA
- the ssb gene encoding single-stranded DNA-binding protein has translation MFETPVTVVGNVITDVVARRAGESNVVTFRMASNSRKKTDEGWEPGNSLYITVNCWGRVADGVAGRLFKGDPVVVVGYIYTSEYVDKEGNRRSSMEVRATSVGPDMARCQVKVDPRRPSPLDVEAGPEVRPHDQQPEAEKADGLALSV, from the coding sequence ATGTTCGAGACACCCGTCACCGTGGTCGGCAACGTGATCACCGATGTGGTCGCACGCCGGGCCGGGGAGAGCAACGTCGTGACGTTCCGAATGGCGAGCAATTCGCGGAAGAAGACCGACGAGGGCTGGGAGCCGGGCAACTCGCTGTACATCACGGTGAACTGCTGGGGCCGGGTGGCCGACGGGGTGGCAGGCCGACTGTTCAAAGGCGACCCGGTCGTGGTCGTCGGCTACATCTACACCAGCGAGTACGTGGACAAGGAAGGCAACCGGCGCTCATCGATGGAGGTGCGGGCGACGTCCGTCGGCCCGGACATGGCGCGGTGCCAGGTCAAGGTCGATCCCCGGCGGCCGAGTCCCCTTGACGTCGAGGCCGGCCCCGAGGTGCGGCCACACGACCAGCAGCCCGAGGCCGAGAAGGCGGACGGGCTGGCGCTGTCGGTCTAG
- the ettA gene encoding energy-dependent translational throttle protein EttA codes for MAEFIYTMRKVRKAHGDKVILDDVTLNFLPGAKIGVVGPNGAGKSSVLKIMAGIDKANNGDAFLAPGASVGILMQEPELDETKTVRENVEAGVAIKGKLNRYNEVAELMATDYTDELMEEMGKLQEELDAADAWDIDSQLEQAMDALRCPPPDEPVTHLSGGERRRVALCRLLLSKPDLLLLDEPTNHLDAESVLWLEQHLADYKGAILAVTHDRYFLDNVAEWILELDRGRAYPYEGNYSTYLEKKAERLEVQGKKDQKLQKRLRDELAWVRSGAKARQAKNKARLGRYEEMVAEAEKTRKLDFEEIQIPTPPRLGNVVVEVDNLEKGFDGRTLIKNLSFTLPRNGIVGVIGPNGVGKSTLFKTIVGLEQPDDGSVKVGETVKLSYVDQSRAGIDPKKTVWEVVSDKLDYIEVGQNEIPSRAYVSAFGFKGPDQQKPAGVLSGGERNRLNLALTLKEGGNLILLDEPTNDLDVETLSSLENALEQFPGCAVVISHDRWFLDRTCTHILAWEGDDEDEAKWFWFEGNFGAYEENKVERLGIEAARPHRVTHRKLTRD; via the coding sequence ATGGCCGAATTCATCTACACGATGCGCAAGGTACGTAAGGCGCACGGCGACAAGGTCATCCTCGACGATGTCACCCTGAACTTCCTGCCCGGCGCGAAGATCGGTGTCGTCGGCCCCAACGGCGCCGGTAAGTCCAGCGTCCTCAAGATCATGGCCGGCATCGACAAGGCCAACAACGGCGACGCCTTCCTGGCGCCGGGTGCCAGCGTGGGCATCCTCATGCAGGAGCCCGAGCTGGACGAGACCAAGACCGTCCGCGAGAACGTCGAGGCGGGCGTGGCCATCAAGGGCAAGCTCAACCGGTACAACGAGGTCGCTGAGCTGATGGCCACGGACTACACCGATGAGCTCATGGAAGAGATGGGCAAGCTCCAGGAGGAGCTCGACGCCGCCGACGCCTGGGACATCGACTCCCAGCTGGAGCAGGCCATGGACGCGCTGCGCTGCCCGCCGCCGGACGAGCCGGTCACCCACCTGTCCGGTGGTGAGCGCCGCCGCGTCGCGCTGTGCCGGCTGCTGCTGAGCAAGCCCGACCTGCTGCTGCTCGACGAGCCCACCAACCACCTGGACGCCGAGAGCGTGCTGTGGCTCGAGCAGCACCTCGCCGACTACAAGGGCGCGATCCTGGCCGTCACCCACGACCGGTACTTCCTGGACAACGTCGCCGAGTGGATCCTGGAGCTCGACCGCGGTCGCGCCTACCCGTACGAGGGCAACTACTCCACCTACCTGGAGAAGAAGGCCGAGCGTCTCGAGGTTCAGGGCAAGAAGGACCAGAAGCTGCAGAAGCGGCTGAGGGACGAGCTGGCCTGGGTGCGTTCGGGCGCCAAGGCCCGCCAGGCCAAGAACAAGGCCCGCCTCGGGCGCTACGAGGAGATGGTCGCGGAGGCCGAGAAGACGCGGAAGCTCGACTTCGAGGAAATCCAGATTCCGACGCCGCCGCGACTGGGCAACGTCGTCGTCGAGGTCGACAACCTGGAGAAGGGCTTCGACGGCCGCACGCTGATCAAGAACCTGTCCTTCACGCTGCCCCGTAACGGCATCGTCGGCGTCATCGGGCCGAACGGTGTGGGTAAGTCCACGCTCTTCAAGACCATCGTCGGTTTGGAGCAGCCGGACGACGGGAGCGTGAAGGTCGGCGAGACCGTCAAGCTGTCGTACGTCGACCAGAGCCGCGCGGGCATCGACCCGAAGAAGACGGTCTGGGAGGTCGTCTCCGACAAGCTGGACTACATCGAGGTCGGCCAGAACGAAATCCCGTCACGCGCCTACGTGTCGGCGTTCGGCTTCAAGGGCCCCGATCAGCAGAAGCCGGCCGGCGTGCTCTCCGGTGGTGAGCGCAACCGGCTGAACCTGGCGCTGACTCTCAAAGAGGGCGGCAACCTGATCCTGCTCGACGAGCCGACCAACGACCTGGACGTGGAAACCCTGTCTTCGCTGGAGAACGCGCTCGAGCAGTTCCCCGGCTGCGCTGTGGTCATCAGCCACGATCGCTGGTTCCTGGATCGCACCTGCACCCACATCCTCGCGTGGGAAGGCGACGACGAGGACGAGGCCAAATGGTTCTGGTTCGAGGGCAACTTCGGTGCCTATGAAGAGAACAAAGTGGAACGACTTGGAATCGAGGCGGCGCGTCCGCACAGAGTCACCCACCGCAAGCTGACTCGCGACTAA
- a CDS encoding HNH endonuclease, translating to MGIAEDLTASLDIARGVHLPDDITRDDALESMRTLQTLRNLVDHLAAVVAGVLGRCGVAASQGRTLRELLMSLGCAPAVAERWVRIGGALPSLPTLAAHAGDGAISGEHVDAIVKGINHIRARSPGPVDEAARFAQVSDLLGQFFSGATPAEITARARRLGNRHAAAEGGLPAAEDRSINTVDHRVTSDGRLQVRADLDAEVGAKYIAAMEELSAPRPEPDGSPDTRSAGRRRADALEAVLDIAARGGDIASAPRTQLLVTVPADAPDLAELAFMGSVSALTLDRICCDTTVTTVIVDGERVPLEMGREKRLFPAHLRKALYLRDQCCIKCGAPPGRTHAHHIVHWTHDGETSLSNGCLLCPACHANVHHDGWDVVMGLDKHPWLIPPATVDPHRNPIPAYNRRTMRLDAVAA from the coding sequence ATGGGAATCGCAGAAGATCTCACCGCCAGCCTCGACATCGCTCGAGGCGTACACCTTCCGGATGACATCACCCGGGACGACGCCCTCGAGTCGATGCGGACGCTGCAGACGCTGCGGAATCTGGTTGATCATCTGGCGGCGGTGGTGGCCGGGGTGCTGGGTCGGTGTGGGGTGGCGGCGTCGCAGGGGCGGACGCTGCGGGAGTTGTTGATGTCGTTGGGGTGTGCACCCGCGGTGGCCGAGCGGTGGGTGCGTATCGGTGGTGCGCTGCCGTCGTTGCCGACGCTGGCCGCCCATGCCGGTGACGGGGCGATCTCGGGTGAGCATGTCGATGCGATCGTCAAGGGCATCAACCATATTCGGGCACGCTCACCCGGCCCGGTGGATGAGGCGGCCCGCTTCGCGCAGGTCAGTGATCTGCTGGGGCAGTTCTTCTCCGGTGCCACACCGGCCGAGATCACGGCGCGGGCCCGGCGGCTCGGTAATCGCCATGCCGCCGCTGAGGGTGGGCTGCCGGCAGCCGAGGACCGGTCCATCAACACCGTCGATCACCGGGTGACCAGCGACGGCCGGCTACAGGTGCGTGCGGATCTGGATGCCGAAGTGGGCGCGAAATACATCGCCGCGATGGAGGAACTTTCGGCGCCGCGCCCTGAACCCGATGGCAGCCCTGATACGCGGTCGGCGGGGCGGCGACGCGCGGACGCTCTGGAGGCGGTGTTGGATATCGCGGCCCGCGGCGGGGATATCGCGTCCGCACCGCGCACCCAGCTTCTGGTGACGGTGCCCGCTGATGCCCCGGATCTGGCGGAGTTGGCGTTCATGGGGTCGGTCAGCGCCCTGACCCTGGACCGGATCTGCTGCGACACCACCGTGACGACGGTGATCGTGGACGGCGAACGGGTGCCGTTGGAGATGGGGCGGGAGAAGCGGTTGTTTCCGGCGCATCTGCGCAAAGCGCTTTATCTGCGGGATCAATGCTGCATCAAATGCGGGGCGCCGCCGGGGCGCACCCATGCGCACCACATCGTGCACTGGACCCACGACGGTGAAACCAGCCTGAGCAACGGGTGCCTGCTGTGCCCGGCGTGTCACGCCAATGTGCATCACGACGGCTGGGACGTCGTCATGGGCCTGGACAAACACCCCTGGCTCATCCCACCCGCGACCGTCGACCCACACCGGAACCCGATCCCGGCCTACAACCGCCGCACCATGCGACTGGACGCCGTTGCGGCATAG
- a CDS encoding NAD-glutamate dehydrogenase: MTEYRGGRGSTTQSAGTDGNAGLARAYLLTYRGPSDGSPAGGGVTAPIDVALATRVSPELLAAHFRLGHRRSTGETLVAIYPADDPGRFGPALQIVTDHSALLMDSVMVLLNRIGVAYTAIMSPEFRVRRDSAGEVVAMGPAGDPSAPADGIDETWIHVQLATMGDGEAVAEAAAVLPHALTDTRAVELDTPAMNAALVGLANALDADHNGRFPGYDRRDVAALLRWLADGHFVLLGYQQCAVHNGQAQVDPATRLGVAKLRTDVLPPLAGDDELLAVAQATMPSYLRYGAYPYIVVVRESAGPNGPAREHRFIGQFTVTAGNANVLEIPLISRRVNEALALSHGDPSRPGQLMLDIIQTVPRSELFSLTARDLVAMGKSVIDLGSRRRALLFLRADKLAHFVSCLVYLPRDRYTTDVRLAMQDILVRELGGESIEYTARVSESPWAVVHFTVRLKEGASQATIDTSAANETRIQGLLTEAARTWGDRLIGAVTPGTITRAEAEHYAVAFPVVYKQAFTPTGAIEAISIIDQLQDDSVKLVLDYPEAGPDDDGTAQLTWYLAGRSASLSELLPMLQSMGVVVLEEQPFNVVRGDGVPVWIYQFKISRHQSTIDTPAVEREAIAGRFADAVTAIWQGKVEIDRFNELVLGAGLTWQQVTILRAYAKYLRQAGFPYSQYHIETVLRDNPRTAKSLVELFEAVFDPAGGDAAERAQTAAAAVAADIDALVSLDTDRVLRAFAALVQATLRTNYYVTAEGSARQRNALSFKLNPQLIDELPLPRPKYEIFVYSPRVEGVHLRFGNVARGGLRWSDRREDFRTEILGLVKAQAVKNAVIVPVGAKGGFVLKSPPVPTGDAAADRDALRNEGVACYRLFIAGLLDVTDNVETATGAVVPPAQVVRRDGDDAYLVVAADKGTATFSDIANDVAKSYGFWLGDAFASGGSVGYDHKAMGITAKGAWESVKRHFREMGHDTQTQDFTVVGVGDMSGDVFGNGMLLSRHIRLVAAFDHRHIFLDPNPDSARSWIERDRMFKLPRSSWDDYDKSLISEGGGVYSREQKSIPISPQVREVLGLGADVTELTPPALMKSILLAPVDLFWNGGIGTYIKAETESDADVGDRANDAIRVNGNQVRAKVVGEGGNLGVTQRGRIEFDLSGGRINTDAMDNSAGVDCSDHEVNIKILVDALVTAGKVAAGERTELLMSMTDEVGRLVLADNMSQNDLMGTSRANAASLLPVHASQIRDLSRERGLNRELEALPSDKEIRRRMETGLGLTSPELATLMAHVKLALKEDVLGSELPDQEVFAGRLPGYFPEELRDRFTADIRSHQLRREIITTMLVNDLVDTAGITYAYRVAEDVGVGPVDAVRSYVAVDKIFRVGEVWRNIRAAGLAGVPVDVTDRMTLDLRRLIDRAGRWLLNYRPQPLAVGAEANRFAAKVAELTPQMAQWLRGDDKAIAETDAAQFVAAGVSRDLAYMVATGLYQYSLLDVIDIADIAEREPAEVADTYFALTDDLGIDNLLTAVSQLSRNDRWHSLARLAIRDDIYGSVRALCIDVIAVGETDETGEQKIHEWASTNSSRVTRARRTLTEILGDEERDLATLSVAARQLRSMTTRTTGTGNQG, from the coding sequence ATGACGGAATATCGGGGCGGACGCGGCAGCACGACGCAGTCCGCCGGCACGGACGGCAATGCTGGTCTCGCACGGGCCTATCTGCTGACCTACCGCGGCCCCAGCGACGGCTCTCCGGCCGGCGGTGGGGTTACCGCCCCGATCGACGTCGCGCTGGCAACCCGGGTGTCGCCGGAGTTGCTGGCGGCGCACTTTCGCCTCGGTCATCGCCGGTCGACGGGGGAGACTCTGGTCGCGATCTACCCTGCCGACGATCCCGGCCGCTTCGGCCCGGCGCTGCAGATCGTGACCGACCACAGCGCGCTGTTGATGGACTCGGTGATGGTGCTGCTGAACCGGATCGGCGTCGCCTACACCGCGATCATGAGTCCCGAATTCCGGGTTCGCCGGGATTCGGCGGGCGAGGTCGTCGCGATGGGTCCGGCGGGTGATCCCAGCGCACCGGCCGACGGCATCGACGAGACCTGGATTCATGTGCAGCTGGCGACCATGGGTGACGGCGAGGCCGTGGCCGAGGCCGCGGCGGTGCTGCCGCATGCCCTGACCGACACCCGAGCCGTGGAACTCGACACCCCGGCGATGAACGCCGCTCTCGTGGGCCTGGCCAACGCGCTCGATGCCGATCACAACGGCCGGTTCCCCGGCTACGACCGGCGCGACGTGGCGGCCCTGCTGCGCTGGCTGGCCGACGGGCACTTCGTCCTGCTCGGCTACCAGCAGTGCGCAGTGCACAACGGGCAGGCGCAGGTGGATCCCGCGACCCGGCTCGGTGTGGCCAAGCTGCGCACCGACGTGCTGCCGCCGCTGGCCGGCGACGACGAACTGCTGGCGGTGGCCCAGGCCACCATGCCCAGTTACCTGCGCTACGGCGCCTACCCGTACATCGTGGTGGTTCGCGAGAGCGCGGGTCCGAACGGGCCCGCCCGCGAACACCGTTTCATCGGGCAGTTCACGGTCACCGCGGGTAACGCGAATGTGCTGGAGATTCCGCTGATCTCGCGCCGGGTCAACGAGGCGTTGGCCCTGTCTCACGGCGATCCGAGCCGGCCCGGCCAGCTGATGCTGGACATCATCCAGACAGTGCCACGGTCCGAGCTGTTCTCCCTGACCGCGCGCGACCTCGTCGCGATGGGGAAGTCCGTCATCGACCTGGGCTCCCGGCGGCGTGCGCTGCTGTTCCTGCGCGCCGATAAACTCGCTCACTTCGTGTCGTGCCTGGTGTACCTGCCGCGTGACCGGTACACCACCGATGTCCGGCTGGCCATGCAGGACATCCTGGTGCGCGAACTCGGTGGCGAGAGCATCGAGTACACCGCACGCGTCAGTGAATCGCCCTGGGCCGTCGTGCATTTCACGGTTCGTCTCAAAGAAGGGGCGAGCCAGGCGACCATCGATACGTCGGCGGCCAACGAAACCCGCATTCAGGGTCTGCTGACCGAGGCCGCCCGCACCTGGGGCGACCGGCTGATCGGTGCCGTCACACCGGGCACCATCACCCGCGCCGAGGCCGAGCACTACGCGGTGGCGTTCCCCGTGGTGTACAAGCAGGCCTTCACGCCGACCGGAGCCATCGAGGCCATCAGCATCATCGACCAGCTGCAGGACGACAGTGTCAAGCTCGTGCTGGACTATCCCGAAGCGGGGCCCGATGATGACGGCACCGCCCAACTCACGTGGTATCTGGCCGGCCGGTCGGCCTCGCTGAGCGAGCTGCTGCCGATGCTGCAGTCGATGGGTGTGGTGGTGCTCGAGGAGCAGCCGTTCAACGTCGTTCGCGGCGACGGCGTGCCGGTTTGGATCTACCAGTTCAAGATTTCCCGGCACCAATCCACCATCGACACCCCGGCAGTGGAGCGCGAAGCGATCGCGGGCCGATTCGCCGACGCGGTCACCGCCATCTGGCAGGGCAAGGTGGAGATCGACCGGTTCAACGAGTTGGTGCTCGGCGCGGGGCTCACCTGGCAGCAGGTGACGATCCTGCGGGCGTACGCAAAGTACTTGCGGCAGGCCGGTTTTCCGTACAGTCAGTACCACATCGAGACCGTGCTCAGAGACAACCCGCGGACGGCGAAGTCCCTCGTCGAGTTGTTCGAGGCGGTATTTGACCCGGCCGGGGGGGACGCCGCGGAACGCGCCCAGACCGCCGCGGCGGCCGTCGCCGCCGACATCGACGCCTTGGTGAGCCTGGATACCGACCGAGTCCTGCGGGCGTTCGCGGCGCTGGTGCAGGCCACGTTGCGCACCAACTACTACGTCACCGCCGAGGGGTCGGCGCGGCAGCGAAATGCGTTGTCGTTCAAGCTCAATCCCCAGCTCATCGACGAATTACCATTGCCCAGGCCGAAATACGAGATCTTCGTGTACTCGCCGCGCGTCGAAGGCGTGCACCTGAGGTTCGGCAACGTGGCCCGCGGTGGTCTGCGCTGGTCGGACCGGAGGGAGGACTTCCGTACCGAAATCCTGGGTCTGGTCAAGGCGCAGGCGGTGAAGAACGCCGTCATCGTGCCGGTCGGCGCCAAGGGCGGATTCGTGCTCAAGTCGCCGCCGGTTCCCACCGGTGACGCGGCCGCCGATCGCGATGCCCTGCGCAACGAAGGTGTTGCCTGCTACCGACTGTTCATCGCCGGCCTGCTCGACGTCACCGACAACGTCGAGACGGCCACCGGTGCTGTCGTCCCGCCGGCGCAGGTGGTGCGCCGCGACGGCGACGACGCCTACCTGGTGGTCGCCGCCGACAAGGGCACCGCGACGTTCTCGGACATCGCCAATGACGTTGCCAAGTCGTACGGTTTCTGGCTCGGTGATGCGTTCGCCTCCGGTGGCTCGGTCGGTTACGACCACAAGGCCATGGGCATCACCGCCAAGGGCGCCTGGGAGTCGGTCAAGCGGCACTTCCGGGAGATGGGGCACGACACCCAGACCCAGGACTTCACCGTCGTCGGCGTCGGCGACATGAGCGGTGACGTGTTCGGCAATGGCATGTTGCTGTCCAGGCACATTCGGCTCGTGGCGGCCTTCGACCACCGGCACATCTTCCTGGACCCAAATCCCGATTCGGCCCGTTCCTGGATCGAACGTGACCGGATGTTCAAGCTGCCCCGGTCGAGTTGGGACGACTACGACAAGTCGCTCATCAGCGAAGGCGGTGGTGTGTACAGCCGTGAGCAGAAGTCGATCCCCATCAGCCCCCAGGTCCGCGAAGTACTCGGCCTCGGCGCCGATGTCACCGAACTCACGCCGCCGGCACTGATGAAGTCGATCCTGCTGGCGCCCGTCGACCTGTTCTGGAACGGCGGCATCGGCACCTACATCAAGGCCGAGACCGAGTCGGACGCCGACGTCGGCGACCGCGCCAATGACGCCATCCGGGTCAACGGAAATCAGGTGCGCGCCAAGGTGGTCGGCGAGGGCGGCAACCTCGGCGTCACGCAGCGTGGCCGCATCGAATTCGATCTGTCCGGCGGCCGCATCAACACTGATGCCATGGACAACTCGGCGGGCGTGGACTGCTCGGACCACGAGGTCAACATCAAGATTCTGGTCGACGCCCTGGTGACCGCCGGCAAGGTGGCGGCCGGCGAACGCACCGAGCTGCTGATGTCGATGACCGACGAAGTCGGTCGATTGGTGCTCGCCGACAACATGTCGCAGAACGACCTGATGGGCACCAGCCGCGCCAACGCCGCCAGCCTGCTGCCGGTGCACGCCTCCCAGATTCGCGATCTGTCGAGGGAACGTGGACTCAACCGCGAGCTGGAGGCGCTGCCCTCGGACAAGGAAATCCGTCGGCGGATGGAAACCGGGCTGGGACTGACCTCACCGGAACTGGCCACCTTGATGGCGCACGTGAAGCTGGCACTCAAGGAGGACGTGCTGGGCAGTGAGCTGCCGGATCAGGAGGTGTTCGCGGGACGGCTCCCCGGCTACTTCCCGGAGGAGCTGCGGGACCGGTTCACGGCAGACATCCGGTCGCATCAGCTGCGCCGGGAGATCATCACCACGATGCTGGTGAACGACCTCGTCGACACCGCCGGCATCACCTACGCCTACCGCGTCGCCGAGGACGTCGGTGTGGGACCCGTCGACGCGGTTCGCAGCTATGTCGCGGTGGACAAGATTTTCCGGGTCGGCGAGGTGTGGCGGAACATCCGGGCGGCCGGCCTGGCCGGCGTCCCGGTGGATGTCACCGACCGCATGACGCTGGACCTGCGCCGCCTGATCGACCGGGCCGGCCGTTGGCTGCTGAACTACCGGCCCCAGCCGCTGGCGGTCGGCGCCGAGGCCAACCGGTTCGCGGCGAAGGTCGCCGAGCTGACGCCGCAGATGGCGCAGTGGCTGCGCGGCGATGACAAGGCCATCGCGGAGACCGACGCCGCGCAGTTCGTGGCCGCCGGCGTCTCGCGGGACCTGGCCTACATGGTGGCCACGGGGCTGTACCAGTACAGCCTGCTGGATGTCATCGACATCGCCGACATCGCTGAGCGGGAGCCGGCAGAGGTGGCAGACACCTACTTTGCCCTGACGGACGACCTTGGCATCGACAACCTCCTGACGGCGGTATCCCAGTTGAGCCGCAACGACCGCTGGCATTCGTTGGCGCGCTTGGCGATTCGCGACGACATCTACGGTTCTGTCCGGGCGTTGTGCATCGACGTCATCGCCGTCGGCGAGACGGACGAGACCGGTGAGCAGAAGATTCACGAGTGGGCGTCGACCAACAGCTCCCGGGTCACGCGGGCCCGCCGGACCCTGACCGAGATCCTGGGTGACGAAGAGCGGGACCTGGCAACCCTGTCGGTGGCGGCGCGGCAGCTGCGCAGCATGACCACGAGAACAACAGGAACGGGCAATCAGGGATGA
- a CDS encoding acyl-CoA thioesterase, with amino-acid sequence MTERFTTPVPVRWSDIDMYQHVNHATMVTILEEARVPFLTEPFAEDVATTGLLIAEVNVKYKDQLRLVDSPLQVTIWTNRLRACDFTLGYEVRSAQADPDSKPAVIGETQLATFNIERQMLVRIAPHQREYLQRFAR; translated from the coding sequence GTGACTGAACGCTTCACGACGCCGGTGCCGGTGCGCTGGTCAGACATCGACATGTATCAACATGTCAACCACGCGACCATGGTGACGATTCTCGAGGAGGCGCGGGTTCCGTTCTTGACCGAACCGTTTGCCGAGGACGTCGCCACCACCGGACTGCTGATCGCCGAAGTGAACGTGAAGTACAAGGACCAACTGCGCCTTGTCGATTCGCCGTTGCAGGTGACCATCTGGACCAACCGGCTGCGGGCCTGCGACTTCACGTTGGGCTATGAGGTGCGGTCGGCGCAGGCCGATCCCGATTCCAAGCCGGCCGTGATCGGGGAGACCCAATTGGCAACCTTCAACATCGAGCGGCAGATGCTCGTGCGCATCGCCCCGCATCAGCGGGAGTACCTGCAGCGTTTTGCGCGATGA